A genomic window from Algoriphagus sp. Y33 includes:
- a CDS encoding efflux RND transporter permease subunit — MLNSIIKYFLENKLVTVLLLIALIAWGIVTAPFGWKVGALPSDPVPVDAIPDIGENQQIVFTQWPGRSPQDIEDQISYPLTTYLLGIPGVKSIRSSSIFGFSSIYIIFDEDTEFYWSRSRILEKLSSLPAGLLPEAVQPGLGPDATALGQVYWYTLEGRDEQGNPTGGWDLHEIRTVQDFFVKYGLNAVEGVSEVASIGGFVQEYQVDVNPDALKAYNIPLMKVMEAVKQSNRDVGAKTIEINQAEYLVRGLGYIKKVEDLEEAVVAVEQNVPVRIKDIGVVSLGPANRRGLLDKDGAEVVGGVVVARYGSNPLQVINNLKEKINEIAPGLPKKTLADGRISQLTIVPFYDRSTLIQETLGTLEEALSLEILITILVVIVMVYNLRASILISSLLPIAILMVFIAMRYFGVDANIVALSGIAIAIGTMVDLGIILSENIIKHIDEAPPEQKLITTIYKGSSEVATAILTAVSTTIVSFIPVFTMEAAEGKLFGPLAYTKTFALIAALIVSLLILPMLAHIFFGFKVKNQRYKLIGNGLLLMLGIGVLIYGYTWAGIMLVFFSIISFAKFYVEKEAITIPTRILPVYNQLEIILAIVGVVWLLATYWLPLGASHSIIANVLFVAILVSLILGAFSILEYNYKRVLTWCLDHKTAFLSIPAALILLGATVWLGFNAAFGLIPKATNLIGWDIQSSKPWSSLSHTFPGMQKEFMPSLNEGSFLLMPTAMPHSGIAYNRKIIGQLDMLLTNIPEVDLTVGKLGRVESALDPAPISMYENIINYKSEYLLNSKGHKQRFKIDKEGRFIFASGDTLSNQDALAQNKSTKNLIPDENGMYYRNWRDHIESPDDIWNEIIAVTKIPGITSAPKLQPIETRLVMLQTGMRAPMGIKVYGPDLQTIENFGIQLETILKQVPSVKEEAVFADRIVGKPYLQLNINREKIARFGLTIENVQQTIETAIGGMNISTTVEGRQRFPVRVRYPRELRDDPESLSKIYVSTPTGAQIPLGQLVDFDYVRGPQAIKSEETFLVGYVLFDKRDGNSEVTTVEDAKRLIQSKIDSGELEVPTGVTYKFSGSYENQVRAEKRLSIIVPAVLVIIFLILYFQFKSVSTTFMVFTGIAMAFSGAFITLWFYGQPWFADFNLFGTNMRDLFQVHQINLSVAVWVGFIALFGIATDDGVLMATYLDQSFERNKTDNFKGIRKAIVEAGQRRIKPAVMTSATTIIALLPILTSSGRGSDIMIPMAIPAFGGMIVAAITYFIVPVLYSIREERKLKKS; from the coding sequence ATGCTTAACTCAATTATCAAGTATTTTCTTGAGAATAAACTCGTTACCGTACTCTTACTGATTGCTCTGATTGCATGGGGCATAGTGACTGCTCCATTTGGTTGGAAAGTCGGTGCTCTACCTTCCGATCCTGTTCCAGTGGATGCCATTCCAGATATTGGCGAAAATCAACAGATCGTATTCACACAATGGCCAGGAAGATCTCCCCAGGATATTGAAGACCAGATTTCCTACCCACTTACGACTTACTTATTAGGAATTCCAGGTGTCAAGTCCATCCGCAGTTCCTCTATTTTTGGCTTTTCAAGCATCTACATCATCTTTGATGAAGACACAGAATTTTATTGGTCAAGATCCAGAATTCTGGAAAAACTCAGTTCATTACCGGCAGGGCTACTTCCAGAAGCTGTTCAACCAGGATTGGGACCCGATGCCACAGCACTGGGGCAAGTCTATTGGTACACACTCGAAGGTAGAGATGAACAAGGAAATCCTACTGGGGGCTGGGATCTCCATGAGATCAGAACTGTCCAAGACTTCTTTGTGAAATATGGATTAAATGCAGTCGAAGGCGTTTCTGAAGTAGCTTCTATTGGTGGATTTGTACAGGAATATCAAGTGGATGTTAACCCTGACGCACTTAAAGCCTACAATATTCCCTTAATGAAAGTCATGGAGGCGGTAAAGCAATCCAACCGGGATGTAGGTGCTAAAACTATAGAAATCAATCAAGCTGAGTATTTAGTCCGCGGCTTAGGTTACATCAAAAAGGTAGAAGATCTGGAAGAAGCTGTAGTTGCTGTCGAGCAAAACGTTCCGGTCCGAATAAAGGATATCGGCGTAGTGAGCCTAGGACCTGCAAACAGAAGAGGGCTTCTCGATAAAGATGGGGCTGAAGTAGTAGGCGGAGTTGTAGTCGCTCGATACGGTTCCAACCCCCTTCAGGTCATCAATAACCTCAAAGAGAAAATCAACGAAATAGCTCCGGGTCTTCCCAAAAAGACTTTGGCAGATGGCCGTATAAGTCAGTTGACTATAGTGCCATTTTACGATAGGTCAACCCTGATCCAGGAAACTTTAGGAACGTTGGAAGAGGCTCTTTCGCTAGAGATCCTGATTACTATTTTGGTGGTAATCGTGATGGTTTATAATCTCAGAGCTTCCATCTTGATTTCCAGTTTATTACCGATCGCCATTCTCATGGTTTTTATAGCCATGCGCTACTTCGGAGTAGATGCAAACATCGTAGCTCTTTCAGGTATAGCCATCGCTATCGGAACTATGGTGGATCTTGGAATTATACTTTCTGAAAATATCATCAAACACATTGACGAAGCTCCACCTGAGCAAAAATTAATCACCACCATATACAAGGGATCTTCCGAAGTAGCTACTGCAATTCTAACTGCAGTGTCTACAACTATTGTGAGCTTTATTCCTGTTTTTACCATGGAAGCTGCAGAGGGAAAACTATTTGGTCCTCTAGCCTATACCAAGACTTTTGCTCTTATAGCAGCTTTGATAGTTTCATTATTAATTCTACCCATGTTGGCTCATATATTTTTTGGTTTCAAAGTCAAAAATCAGCGGTACAAGCTAATAGGTAATGGTTTATTACTTATGCTCGGTATTGGAGTTCTGATTTACGGTTATACTTGGGCAGGGATAATGTTGGTATTCTTTAGTATCATTTCTTTTGCAAAATTCTATGTAGAAAAAGAAGCGATAACAATTCCAACTCGCATTCTACCAGTATACAATCAACTTGAAATTATTCTGGCAATCGTAGGAGTGGTATGGCTCTTAGCTACTTATTGGCTACCACTAGGAGCTTCTCATTCTATTATTGCCAATGTGTTATTTGTCGCCATTTTGGTCAGCCTGATCTTAGGTGCATTCTCCATATTGGAATACAATTACAAACGTGTATTAACCTGGTGCCTAGACCACAAAACTGCCTTCCTCAGTATTCCTGCAGCCTTAATTTTGTTAGGAGCAACCGTTTGGCTTGGCTTTAATGCCGCCTTTGGACTAATTCCCAAAGCCACCAATCTCATAGGTTGGGATATTCAATCCAGTAAACCATGGTCTAGCTTATCACATACTTTCCCGGGGATGCAAAAGGAATTTATGCCTTCTCTGAATGAAGGAAGCTTCCTACTCATGCCAACTGCGATGCCTCACTCTGGCATTGCTTACAATAGAAAAATTATTGGTCAATTGGATATGCTGTTGACTAACATTCCGGAGGTTGATCTGACAGTTGGGAAATTGGGAAGAGTAGAATCTGCACTGGATCCAGCTCCGATTTCCATGTACGAGAATATCATTAATTACAAGTCAGAATATCTTCTCAACTCCAAAGGGCATAAACAGCGTTTCAAAATTGATAAAGAAGGTAGGTTCATATTTGCCTCTGGTGACACCCTATCGAATCAGGACGCTCTTGCACAAAATAAGTCTACAAAAAATTTGATCCCTGATGAGAATGGGATGTATTACAGAAACTGGCGCGATCATATAGAATCCCCAGATGATATCTGGAATGAAATTATTGCAGTCACAAAAATCCCAGGAATCACATCCGCACCTAAGCTCCAACCCATTGAAACCCGACTGGTTATGCTCCAAACTGGCATGCGGGCACCTATGGGAATCAAAGTCTATGGGCCTGATTTGCAGACCATCGAGAACTTTGGTATTCAACTGGAAACTATATTAAAGCAGGTTCCCTCAGTCAAAGAAGAAGCAGTATTCGCTGATAGAATTGTCGGGAAGCCCTATCTACAGCTGAATATAAACCGAGAGAAAATCGCCCGATTTGGGTTAACAATAGAAAATGTACAGCAAACAATAGAAACGGCTATTGGAGGCATGAATATCAGTACCACCGTAGAAGGACGGCAGCGATTCCCTGTCCGTGTTCGCTATCCACGGGAATTACGAGATGATCCTGAGAGCTTGTCCAAAATCTATGTTTCTACCCCTACAGGAGCTCAAATCCCTTTAGGGCAACTTGTTGACTTCGACTATGTCCGAGGACCTCAGGCAATCAAAAGTGAGGAGACTTTTTTGGTGGGTTATGTGCTATTCGATAAGCGGGATGGGAATTCTGAAGTGACCACAGTCGAGGATGCCAAACGGCTGATCCAAAGCAAAATTGATTCAGGCGAGCTGGAAGTCCCAACTGGAGTGACTTACAAATTCTCCGGTAGCTACGAAAATCAGGTTCGTGCAGAAAAACGCCTGAGCATCATCGTCCCGGCAGTATTGGTCATTATCTTTTTGATTCTTTATTTCCAGTTCAAATCCGTAAGCACCACTTTCATGGTCTTCACTGGAATTGCTATGGCGTTCTCCGGGGCTTTTATTACGCTATGGTTCTACGGCCAGCCTTGGTTTGCTGATTTTAACCTCTTTGGCACAAATATGCGGGACCTGTTCCAAGTACACCAAATAAATCTGAGCGTAGCGGTTTGGGTTGGGTTCATTGCGCTTTTTGGTATTGCTACCGATGATGGGGTGCTGATGGCTACTTATCTGGACCAGAGTTTTGAACGCAACAAAACTGACAATTTTAAAGGAATACGAAAGGCAATTGTGGAAGCTGGACAGCGTCGAATAAAACCGGCAGTCATGACTTCGGCTACTACCATTATAGCCTTACTTCCGATTTTAACCTCCTCGGGACGAGGGTCAGATATCATGATTCCGATGGCTATTCCGGCTTTTGGAGGAATGATCGTGGCTGCTATCACCTACTTTATTGTACCTGTCTTATACTCCATCCGGGAAGAACGAAAACTTAAAAAAAGCTGA
- a CDS encoding TolC family protein has protein sequence MKTITLSILLLLGMSFSASSQSLEDYFRIGAENNPGLQAKYKAFEAAMEKIPQVGSLQDPNLSFGYFISPVETRVGPQNARFSLTQMFPWFGTLRAQEDVASFMAEAKYQEFLDAKNQLYSQLATVYYPLVETHELINLERENLKILETYYSLATSKFENGQGSLADALRVEIMIQATKTNIEVLQMKIKGSNSWFNSLLSRSHDSPVEISEMLQITDADRQISTDSIQANPMLGSIDLKIQASEASVRVAQKQGMPKLGAGVDYVLVGERTDMDIPDNGKNVLMPMVTMSLPIFRGKYKGAQKEAKLMQESYQLEKDELNNKLFGSYYRFSTDMEIQENLISLYSKQVQTSEQTLELLYSAYSNSGNDFEEVLRVQQQLLEYQKMKLKATVAYQTSLAQINYITAKTY, from the coding sequence ATGAAAACTATCACACTTTCCATTCTTTTGCTTCTGGGTATGAGTTTCTCAGCTAGTTCGCAAAGTTTAGAAGACTATTTTCGAATAGGCGCTGAAAACAATCCAGGTCTTCAAGCTAAATACAAGGCATTTGAAGCTGCCATGGAAAAAATCCCGCAGGTAGGATCCTTACAAGATCCAAACCTGTCTTTTGGATATTTCATATCTCCGGTTGAAACCAGAGTTGGTCCTCAGAATGCCCGCTTTTCTTTGACGCAGATGTTCCCTTGGTTCGGTACGCTAAGAGCTCAGGAAGATGTAGCTTCCTTCATGGCTGAAGCAAAATATCAGGAATTTCTGGATGCTAAGAACCAACTATACAGCCAATTGGCCACTGTTTATTATCCTTTGGTAGAAACGCACGAATTGATAAACCTAGAACGGGAGAATCTGAAAATCCTGGAAACTTATTACTCATTAGCTACTTCAAAATTCGAAAACGGTCAAGGTTCTCTTGCAGATGCACTACGAGTAGAAATTATGATTCAGGCAACCAAAACTAACATCGAAGTGCTACAGATGAAAATCAAAGGAAGCAATTCATGGTTCAATTCCCTGCTTTCCAGATCTCATGATTCCCCCGTTGAGATCTCTGAGATGCTCCAAATCACGGATGCTGACCGGCAGATTTCAACTGATTCAATCCAGGCAAACCCCATGTTGGGGAGTATAGATTTGAAAATTCAGGCCAGTGAAGCAAGCGTGCGTGTTGCCCAAAAGCAAGGAATGCCAAAGCTAGGTGCAGGTGTCGATTATGTACTTGTCGGCGAAAGAACAGATATGGACATCCCAGATAACGGGAAAAATGTCTTGATGCCTATGGTCACGATGAGCCTACCGATTTTCAGAGGGAAATATAAGGGTGCACAGAAGGAAGCCAAACTTATGCAGGAATCTTATCAACTGGAGAAGGACGAACTCAACAATAAACTATTTGGCTCCTATTACCGCTTCTCCACCGACATGGAGATTCAGGAGAATCTGATCTCGCTGTATAGCAAACAAGTGCAAACGTCCGAGCAAACTCTGGAATTACTTTATTCTGCCTATAGCAATTCAGGAAACGACTTTGAAGAGGTCTTGAGGGTACAGCAACAACTGTTGGAATATCAAAAAATGAAACTCAAAGCCACGGTAGCTTATCAAACTTCCTTGGCTCAAATCAATTATATAACCGCTAAAACCTACTGA
- a CDS encoding DUF305 domain-containing protein — protein sequence MKSKNYLKFAAMMAVSFVIMYGVMFLNADLFEHVMLSTTRTYMTILMVAPMAISMLLFMWGMYENKKTNYIILASSLIVFIGTLTMLRNQTLIADVQWMKAMIPHHSSAIMVSQKAHLQDPEAQKLAQDIIEAQQREIAQMQAMIERLEATK from the coding sequence ATGAAAAGTAAGAACTATTTAAAATTCGCAGCAATGATGGCAGTTTCCTTTGTCATTATGTATGGAGTAATGTTTCTAAATGCAGATTTATTCGAGCATGTCATGCTAAGCACTACCAGGACCTATATGACCATCTTGATGGTTGCCCCTATGGCCATTTCCATGCTTCTATTTATGTGGGGAATGTATGAGAATAAAAAGACCAATTACATTATTCTAGCCTCTTCCCTAATCGTTTTCATAGGTACGCTGACTATGCTGAGAAATCAAACCTTAATTGCAGATGTGCAATGGATGAAAGCCATGATTCCACATCACTCTTCAGCCATCATGGTAAGCCAAAAAGCTCATCTCCAAGATCCAGAAGCACAGAAATTGGCGCAGGATATCATAGAAGCACAGCAGCGGGAGATCGCTCAGATGCAGGCAATGATTGAGCGACTGGAGGCGACAAAATAA
- a CDS encoding multicopper oxidase domain-containing protein, whose product MLKYLIGSILFLLCMGENSSLAKADQTPADTATYTLSIKKDMVTKAGKPVPAMTVNGGIPGPTLTFHEGGYAVIYVKNEMDVETSVHWHGILLPNFFDGVPYLTTPPILPGETQKYEFPLKQAGTYWYHSHTMLQEQSGVYGSIVIEPKEKTLEYDTDLVILLSDWTNQKAMNVMRNLKRGNEWYNIKKGTATPLNQVIARGGFGAQMNFWKQRMEGADIADIYYNAFLTNGQSTSEYPDLKPGEKVRVRFINGSASSQFWLTFGGADPLLVSADGLDVEPIVHNKTFIAIAETYDFIVTIPDSGKIEIRATAQDGSGQTSAFLGNGNILSAPDVPRPDKIGMMMKMAKMDMKMGAPAMKFKPSEENPIEMMDKWGMQMDDKLNMDDMNPNEMNKDHSKMEKTEMTMDHSKMNMEEKSSSDSSKKVTMQGMDHSKMDHNQPMAKPMETDGKMDMGASMDKMPGMDMFAEYNYDYLKSPEKTSFPANEAVNEVLLNLTGNMWRYIWSMNGVPLAEADKIKIEGGKVTRITLNNLTMMHHPMHLHGHFFRVINDKGEYSPLKHTVNVPPMQKITIEFEGSEEGDWFFHCHVLYHMMGGMARIFSYENPRDPRLKGFPLKKLIKESDEYFNWGTANVASQMVGLNLMSSNIRNQFNLNMEYGYNQNFEAEVSYERYLYDYFRVFAGVNLENEVAESLDEINATAVVGIRFLTPYLFNLDVRLDSKLRPEFRINREIMIFPRTTIFANYEYQMDFGWTNTLPESGENSNYKGETTWSAGASYIFSRNFSVMGSYDNRFGAGGGLTVRF is encoded by the coding sequence ATGCTAAAATATCTCATTGGTTCCATTCTGTTTCTTCTTTGCATGGGCGAGAACAGCAGTTTGGCAAAAGCAGATCAGACACCAGCTGACACTGCCACTTATACTTTATCTATAAAAAAAGATATGGTAACCAAAGCTGGAAAACCTGTGCCCGCTATGACTGTTAATGGTGGAATTCCAGGCCCTACACTGACTTTTCATGAAGGTGGATATGCTGTCATCTATGTCAAAAATGAAATGGATGTGGAAACTTCCGTGCACTGGCATGGAATATTATTGCCAAATTTCTTTGATGGAGTCCCCTATCTGACCACACCTCCGATACTGCCTGGAGAAACCCAAAAATATGAGTTCCCTCTGAAGCAGGCTGGAACCTATTGGTACCATTCGCATACAATGCTTCAGGAGCAAAGTGGTGTTTACGGCTCTATAGTTATTGAGCCGAAGGAAAAAACACTGGAATATGATACAGATTTGGTCATTCTCCTGTCTGATTGGACTAATCAGAAAGCCATGAATGTAATGCGAAACCTAAAGCGAGGAAATGAATGGTATAACATCAAAAAAGGCACTGCAACACCTCTAAATCAAGTGATAGCAAGAGGAGGCTTCGGTGCTCAGATGAATTTTTGGAAACAACGAATGGAAGGTGCTGACATTGCAGACATTTACTACAATGCTTTCCTTACAAATGGCCAGTCTACCTCAGAGTACCCCGATTTGAAACCTGGGGAGAAAGTGCGTGTACGGTTTATCAACGGATCTGCATCATCACAGTTTTGGTTGACTTTCGGAGGAGCGGATCCCCTGCTTGTGTCTGCTGACGGTCTGGACGTGGAGCCAATAGTCCACAATAAGACTTTTATCGCCATCGCCGAGACCTACGACTTCATTGTCACTATTCCAGATTCTGGAAAGATAGAAATCAGAGCAACTGCACAAGACGGCTCAGGGCAAACGTCTGCTTTCTTAGGAAATGGAAATATCCTCAGTGCTCCAGATGTCCCCCGCCCCGACAAAATAGGAATGATGATGAAAATGGCAAAGATGGACATGAAAATGGGAGCCCCAGCCATGAAGTTTAAACCTTCCGAAGAGAATCCAATAGAAATGATGGATAAGTGGGGAATGCAAATGGATGATAAGTTGAACATGGACGACATGAATCCTAATGAAATGAATAAGGATCACTCGAAGATGGAGAAGACTGAAATGACAATGGATCATTCCAAGATGAATATGGAGGAGAAAAGCTCAAGTGATTCTTCTAAAAAAGTTACTATGCAAGGCATGGATCATTCCAAAATGGACCACAATCAACCAATGGCTAAACCTATGGAAACGGATGGTAAAATGGACATGGGTGCGTCTATGGACAAAATGCCTGGTATGGATATGTTCGCCGAATACAATTACGACTACCTAAAATCACCCGAAAAAACCAGCTTCCCAGCCAATGAAGCTGTAAATGAAGTTCTGCTGAATCTTACAGGAAATATGTGGCGCTACATCTGGAGCATGAATGGAGTACCACTAGCTGAAGCTGATAAGATAAAAATCGAAGGCGGAAAAGTGACCCGAATTACCTTGAACAACCTCACGATGATGCATCACCCGATGCACCTTCATGGCCATTTCTTCAGAGTAATCAACGATAAAGGCGAATATTCACCTCTCAAGCATACGGTGAATGTGCCTCCAATGCAAAAGATCACTATTGAATTTGAAGGTAGCGAAGAGGGAGATTGGTTTTTCCACTGTCATGTGCTTTATCATATGATGGGTGGAATGGCCAGGATATTCTCTTACGAAAACCCACGAGATCCAAGATTAAAAGGCTTTCCGCTAAAAAAACTTATTAAAGAAAGTGATGAATATTTTAACTGGGGAACTGCGAATGTAGCCTCTCAAATGGTAGGTCTAAACCTAATGTCTTCAAATATTCGCAATCAGTTCAACCTGAATATGGAATATGGATATAACCAGAATTTTGAAGCAGAGGTAAGCTACGAACGATATCTCTATGATTATTTCAGAGTATTCGCTGGAGTGAACCTGGAAAATGAGGTGGCCGAAAGTCTTGATGAGATCAATGCTACGGCAGTGGTCGGGATTCGATTCCTCACACCTTACTTATTCAATCTCGATGTAAGGCTTGATAGCAAACTCAGACCAGAATTCAGAATCAACAGAGAAATCATGATTTTCCCACGAACTACCATTTTCGCTAATTATGAATATCAAATGGATTTTGGATGGACAAATACCCTTCCCGAATCAGGCGAAAACTCCAACTACAAAGGGGAGACTACCTGGTCAGCGGGTGCTAGTTATATTTTCTCCAGAAACTTCTCTGTCATGGGAAGTTACGACAATCGTTTTGGCGCCGGTGGTGGATTGACAGTTAGATTTTAA
- a CDS encoding copper-translocating P-type ATPase → MEHSDHKRKEHESHQKGKHGMKGHDHSMHHMHMIQDFKKRFWISLVITLPIVVLAPMIQGLLGYEFRFEGDRYLQFALSSVVFFYGGWPFLKGMVEELKKKKPGMMTLIALAISVAYFYSSAVVFGLSGKIFFWELVSLIDIMLLGHWIEMKSVMGASNALQELAKMMPSEARRIKENGESEDVPIAELKSGDTILVRPGEKIPADGEILEGSSHVNESMLTGESKPVAKQKDDEVIGGSVNDNGALKIKVKHTGEESYLSKVIGLVTEAQKTKSNTQNLADKAAGWLFYIALAAGIITLVVWLSLGKEFNYALERMVTVMIISCPHALGLAVPLVVAISTSVSAKHGLLIRNRTAFENSRNLTTIIFDKTGTLTKGEFGVTRFKSVAEGMDDKELLAIAAALENSSEHPIAAGIVRKSKELELKLGKPENFQNITGMGIKANLDGKEISILSPGGLKQKEIEQPEGAFKTEDETVVFVLSDEKLIGYIALADEIRDESQEAINTLKKHGIKILMATGDNEIVAKAVSETLGLDGYYSEVLPEDKQKIIKDLQAKGEFVAMTGDGVNDAPALAQADVGIAVGSGTDVAAETADIILVNSNPIDIANLILFGTATYKKMMQNIWWAAGYNIVAVPLAAGVLAGAGIILSPAIGAALMSLSTVIVAFNAQLLKRQIKS, encoded by the coding sequence ATGGAACATTCAGACCATAAACGTAAGGAACATGAATCCCATCAAAAGGGAAAGCATGGAATGAAAGGTCATGACCATAGCATGCATCATATGCATATGATCCAAGATTTCAAAAAGCGATTCTGGATTTCTCTGGTGATCACCTTGCCAATAGTAGTCTTGGCACCAATGATCCAAGGGCTTTTGGGCTATGAATTCAGATTTGAAGGAGACCGATACTTGCAATTCGCCCTTTCCTCGGTGGTCTTCTTTTATGGAGGCTGGCCATTCTTAAAGGGCATGGTAGAGGAACTGAAAAAGAAAAAACCAGGCATGATGACATTGATTGCACTGGCGATTTCAGTAGCCTATTTCTATAGCTCAGCTGTAGTCTTTGGCCTTTCTGGAAAAATATTCTTTTGGGAATTGGTTAGTTTGATTGATATCATGCTGCTAGGACATTGGATAGAAATGAAATCAGTGATGGGAGCTTCTAATGCTCTTCAGGAACTGGCTAAAATGATGCCTTCAGAAGCTAGGAGAATAAAGGAAAATGGTGAATCCGAAGATGTTCCTATTGCAGAGCTAAAATCTGGAGACACAATTTTAGTGAGACCAGGTGAAAAAATTCCAGCTGATGGTGAAATCCTGGAAGGGAGCAGTCATGTAAATGAATCCATGCTTACAGGTGAGTCCAAACCAGTGGCAAAACAGAAAGACGATGAAGTGATCGGTGGATCAGTGAATGATAATGGTGCCCTAAAAATCAAAGTGAAGCACACTGGAGAAGAGTCGTACTTGTCCAAAGTAATAGGATTAGTTACAGAGGCACAAAAAACGAAGTCCAATACTCAAAATTTGGCTGACAAAGCTGCAGGCTGGTTGTTCTACATCGCTTTGGCAGCAGGAATTATCACCTTGGTAGTATGGCTAAGCCTTGGCAAAGAATTCAATTACGCCCTGGAGAGAATGGTCACGGTCATGATAATATCCTGTCCCCATGCATTAGGTCTGGCAGTGCCATTGGTTGTTGCTATTTCCACTTCCGTTTCTGCTAAGCACGGCTTGTTGATTCGCAACAGGACTGCATTCGAAAATTCAAGGAACCTGACCACCATCATTTTTGACAAGACAGGAACCTTGACCAAAGGTGAATTCGGAGTGACTCGATTCAAAAGTGTAGCAGAGGGAATGGATGATAAAGAGTTACTCGCCATTGCAGCAGCACTTGAAAATAGTTCTGAACATCCAATTGCAGCTGGAATTGTAAGAAAATCAAAGGAGCTAGAATTAAAACTAGGCAAGCCAGAAAACTTCCAAAACATCACTGGAATGGGCATAAAAGCCAATCTTGACGGGAAAGAGATTAGTATTTTAAGCCCGGGCGGGTTAAAACAAAAAGAAATAGAACAACCTGAAGGTGCTTTCAAAACAGAAGATGAAACAGTAGTCTTTGTACTTTCGGATGAAAAGCTTATTGGTTACATCGCATTAGCGGATGAAATCCGTGATGAGTCTCAAGAAGCTATCAATACACTTAAAAAGCACGGAATTAAGATCTTAATGGCTACCGGCGACAATGAAATAGTTGCCAAAGCAGTAAGTGAGACACTCGGGCTGGACGGCTATTATTCAGAAGTATTGCCGGAAGACAAGCAAAAGATCATCAAAGACCTACAAGCTAAAGGTGAATTCGTGGCTATGACCGGAGATGGTGTCAACGATGCCCCAGCTTTAGCTCAGGCAGATGTAGGAATCGCTGTTGGATCAGGTACTGACGTTGCTGCTGAAACTGCCGATATCATTTTGGTCAATAGCAACCCAATAGACATCGCCAACCTGATCCTATTCGGAACTGCTACTTACAAAAAAATGATGCAGAATATCTGGTGGGCAGCAGGATATAATATCGTAGCCGTTCCCTTGGCTGCAGGAGTATTGGCTGGCGCCGGAATTATTCTAAGCCCAGCAATTGGTGCAGCTCTGATGAGTTTAAGTACAGTCATCGTGGCCTTCAACGCACAATTATTAAAACGGCAGATCAAATCTTAA
- a CDS encoding DUF3347 domain-containing protein has product MKTQKTILSLALIAGLSFSLIACGEKKQEDHTMGSEDHNAMSESMDNMDKGMDMSGPATKTDLIDEYLEIKTALGNNSKEEAAKAATKLAENAKTISFDQLTDEKKSEVSSILEVIQEHSEHIAKSEMDHQIEHFEAMGKDFTDLLAIVGSDRKLYQQQCPMYNKNEGGIWLSDSEEIKNPLFAGKMKTCGAVKQVIEIG; this is encoded by the coding sequence ATGAAAACTCAAAAAACAATTCTATCGCTGGCATTAATTGCTGGACTTTCTTTTTCACTAATTGCATGTGGAGAAAAGAAACAAGAGGATCATACCATGGGATCAGAAGACCATAATGCAATGTCTGAATCTATGGACAACATGGATAAAGGAATGGACATGAGTGGACCGGCCACTAAGACTGATCTAATAGATGAGTACTTGGAAATCAAAACAGCTCTTGGAAACAACAGTAAGGAAGAAGCTGCAAAAGCAGCAACTAAACTGGCTGAGAATGCAAAAACCATTTCATTCGATCAGTTAACCGATGAAAAGAAATCCGAAGTAAGTAGCATATTGGAAGTTATCCAAGAACACAGCGAGCACATCGCCAAAAGTGAAATGGATCATCAGATTGAGCATTTTGAGGCAATGGGAAAAGACTTCACAGATCTATTGGCAATTGTAGGCTCGGACAGAAAGCTATATCAGCAGCAGTGTCCAATGTATAACAAGAATGAAGGTGGCATATGGCTGAGTGATTCAGAAGAAATAAAGAATCCCCTGTTTGCTGGTAAAATGAAAACCTGTGGAGCTGTAAAGCAAGTGATAGAAATCGGATGA
- a CDS encoding heme-binding domain-containing protein, translating to MKKVVGVFTTLLLIVLVGIQFIPTNQNPYLPKDSNDFIILNNPPVNIGKMLKTSCYNCHSDQINYPWYSKLQPAAWLLEKHIREGKEELNLSQYGSLSERMEKMKLESMIKQIEQKKMPISSYTLIHRDAILSDSDRKELVAYLQNLQ from the coding sequence ATGAAAAAAGTAGTCGGGGTTTTTACAACCTTACTCCTTATTGTCTTGGTGGGAATTCAATTCATTCCCACCAATCAAAATCCTTACCTGCCTAAAGATTCCAATGATTTCATAATTCTTAATAATCCACCTGTGAATATTGGAAAGATGCTTAAAACTTCATGCTACAACTGCCATAGTGATCAGATCAACTACCCATGGTATAGCAAACTTCAGCCTGCTGCTTGGTTACTTGAAAAACATATCCGGGAGGGTAAGGAAGAATTAAATCTTTCTCAATATGGATCACTATCCGAGAGAATGGAAAAAATGAAATTAGAGAGTATGATTAAACAAATTGAGCAAAAAAAAATGCCTATTTCCTCATACACTCTCATACATCGGGATGCAATATTATCTGACTCAGACCGAAAGGAACTCGTTGCTTACCTGCAAAACTTACAGTGA